In one window of Arachis ipaensis cultivar K30076 chromosome B06, Araip1.1, whole genome shotgun sequence DNA:
- the LOC107645404 gene encoding uncharacterized protein LOC107645404: MAEETSDAMNLDLNLGPGPDPTISTDGLNLDDWIEEPLQRISEAVRLRGRQRWRWRHIPIPPPEVPLHLPPEAPRQFHIPPEARNISMELNQFLVNSGQGGALQAGEGSVAAEERTEVAPKACENNNGVMDDAALEKKDDDEKSGGTDGDFFDCNICLDLARDPVVTCCGHLFCWPCLYRWLHLHSDAKECPVCKGEVTFKNVTPIYGRGNSVRNAEDDPTLKVPLRPPARRVESLRQTIQRTAFALPVEEMIRRLGSRIDLTRDLLHPHEPDNARETAERTSSLLSRFLTSRGIRREQNIGAPADDVVGLTHNNVNVNVNSHEAGDNRRAQSLLLRRTQSHRATLSTLSSALNSAERLVEAYFRSHPLGRNQEQPPPVDDRDSFSSIGAVINSESQVDTAVEIDSMVSLSTSSSRRRNDASRVSDVDSGDSRAPRRRRLN, translated from the coding sequence ATGGCGGAAGAGACTTCGGATGCTATGAACCTTGATTTGAATCTGGGTCCAGGCCCTGACCCAACCATATCAACTGATGGTCTGAACTTGGATGATTGGATTGAGGAGCCTCTTCAGAGAATCAGTGAAGCTGTGAGGCTCAGGGGGAGGCAACGGTGGAGGTGGCGGCATATCCCTATACCTCCTCCCGAAGTTCCGCTTCACCTTCCCCCGGAAGCCCCTAGGCAATTTCATATACCCCCTGAAGCAAGGAACATCTCAATGGAATTGAACCAGTTTTTGGTTAATTCTGGTCAAGGGGGTGCATTGCAGGCTGGTGAAGGCAGTGTGGCAGCTGAGGAAAGGACGGAGGTGGCACCAAAAGCTTGTGAGAACAACAATGGTGTTATGGATGATGCGGCTTTGGAGAAGaaggatgatgatgagaaaagtgGTGGCACTGATGGGGACTTCTTTGATTGTAATATCTGTTTAGACCTGGCCAGGGATCCTGTTGTGACTTGCTGTGGTCATTTGTTCTGTTGGCCGTGCCTGTATCGATGGCTGCATCTGCACTCGGATGCCAAGGAGTGTCCGGTTTGTAAAGGAGAGGTGACTTTCAAGAATGTTACACCAATATATGGTCGTGGAAATAGTGTCCGCAATGCTGAGGACGATCCCACCCTGAAAGTCCCTCTGAGGCCCCCAGCCAGGCGTGTCGAGAGTCTGAGACAAACCATTCAGAGAACTGCATTTGCACTCCCTGTGGAAGAGATGATTCGTCGTCTTGGAAGCAGGATTGATCTCACTAGGGATTTACTTCACCCGCATGAACCAGACAATGCCCGTGAAACAGCAGAAAGAACTAGTTCATTGCTAAGTAGGTTTTTGACATCTCGAGGTATAAGGAGAGAGCAAAACATTGGGGCTCCTGCAGATGACGTAGTGGGTTTGACGCATAATAATGTTAATGTTAATGTTAATAGTCATGAGGCTGGGGATAATCGCAGGGCCCAATCCCTTCTACTTAGAAGAACACAGTCACATAGGGCAACACTTTCTACCCTTTCATCAGCACTGAATTCTGCTGAAAGGCTAGTTGAGGCATATTTCCGTAGCCATCCATTAGGTAGAAACCAAGAGCAGCCTCCTCCAGTTGATGATAGAGATTCCTTTTCAAGCATCGGTGCCGTCATCAATTCCGAGAGTCAGGTGGACACTGCTGTAGAAATTGATTCCATGGTATCCTTGTCAACATCCTCTTCTAGGAGGAGAAATGATGCTTCAAGAGTGTCTGATGTGGATAGTGGAGACTCTCGCGCTCCAAGGCGCAGACGTTTGAACTGA
- the LOC107645406 gene encoding peroxidase A2, producing the protein MFCSIIFSVLITTLVHESNAQLSSSFYSSTCPNVSSIVRSVVQQALQSDSRIGASLTRLHFHDCFVNGCDASVLLDQGGNITLSEKGAVPNNNSARGFDVVDKIKSAVENSCPGVVSCADILALAAEASVSLGGGPSWNVVLGRRDGVIANQSGANNSIPTPFESLANITAKFAAVGLNITDLVALSGAHTFGRAQCRFFNQRLFNWSGTGSPDPTLSPSYVASLQQSCPQNGSSGTTLNNLDPSSPDTFDNNYFSNLINNRGLLQTDQELFSSNNSVTISLVNSFAGNQTAFFEAFAESMINMANISPLTAPQGQIRSNCRKLN; encoded by the exons ATGTTTTGTTCCATAATTTTCTCAGTGCTAATAACAACACTTGTTCATGAATCAAATGCTCAATTGAGTTCAAGCTTCTACAGCAGCACATGCCCCAACGTGTCTTCCATTGTGAGGAGTGTGGTTCAGCAAGCTTTGCAATCTGATTCTCGCATTGGCGCAAGCCTAACTCGCCTTCATTTCCATGATTGCTTTGTTAAT GGGTGTGATGCATCAGTTTTGTTGGACCAAGGTGGCAACATAACACTGAGCGAGAAGGGTGCAGTTCCAAACAATAATTCAGCTCGTGGGTTTGATGTAGTTGATAAAATCAAGAGTGCTGTTGAAAATTCATGCCCTGGTGTTGTGTCTTGTGCTGACATTCTTGCTCTTGCGGCTGAAGCTTCTGTCTCTCTG GGAGGAGGTCCTTCATGGAACGTTGTTCTTGGGAGAAGGGATGGTGTAATTGCAAACCAATCAGGAGCGAATAATTCGATTCCAACTCCATTTGAAAGCTTAGCGAACATCACAGCAAAATTTGCTGCTGTTGGACTCAATATAACTGATCTCGTTGCATTATCCG GTGCACACACATTCGGGCGAGCACAATGTAGATTTTTCAACCAGAGACTCTTCAACTGGAGCGGCACAGGGAGCCCTGATCCCACTCTGAGCCCGTCGTATGTGGCGAGCCTTCAGCAGAGCTGTCCGCAGAATGGAAGCAGTGGGACCACACTCAACAACCTGGACCCTTCATCTCCGGACACCTTCGACAACAACTACTTCTCGAACCTCATCAACAACCGTGGCCTCCTCCAGACGGATCAGGAGCTCTTCTCCTCCAACAACAGCGTCACCATCTCCCTTGTGAACAGCTTCGCCGGCAACCAGACCGCCTTCTTCGAAGCCTTTGCTGAGTCCATGATCAACATGGCCAACATTAGCCCTTTGACTGCACCCCAGGGTCAAATCAGGTCCAATTGTAGGAAACTCAATTAG